Proteins found in one Papio anubis isolate 15944 chromosome 13, Panubis1.0, whole genome shotgun sequence genomic segment:
- the FOXE1 gene encoding forkhead box protein E1 — MTAESGPPPPQPEVLAAVKEERGQTAAGAGVPGEAAGRGAGGRRRKRPLQRGKPPYSYIALIAMAIAHAPERRLTLGGIYKFITERFPFYRDNPKKWQNSIRHNLTLNDCFLKIPREAGRPGKGNYWALDPNAEDMFESGSFLRRRKRFKRSDLSTYPAYMHDAAAAAAAAAAAAAAAIFPGAVPAARPPYPGAVYAGYAPPSLAAPPPVYYPAASPGPCRVFGLVPERPLSPELGPAPSGSGGSCAFASAGAPATATGYQPAGCTGARPANPSAYAAAYAGPDGAYPQGAGSTIFAAAGRLAGPASPPAGGSSGGVETAVDFYGRTSPGQFGALAPCYNPGGQLGGASAGAYHARHAAAYPGGIDRFVSAM; from the coding sequence ATGACGGCCGAGAGCGGGCCTCCGCCGCCGCAGCCGGAGGTGCTGGCTGCCGTGAAGGAAGAGCGCGGCCAGACGGCGGCAGGGGCCGGGGTCCCAGGGGAGGCCGCGGGCCGCGGGGCGGGCGGGCGGCGCCGCAAGCGCCCCCTGCAGCGCGGGAAGCCGCCCTACAGCTACATCGCGCTCATAGCCATGGCCATCGCGCACGCGCCCGAGCGCCGCCTCACGCTGGGCGGCATCTACAAGTTCATCACCGAGCGCTTCCCCTTCTACCGCGACAACCCCAAAAAGTGGCAGAACAGCATCCGCCACAACCTCACGCTCAACGACTGCTTCCTCAAGATCCCGCGCGAGGCCGGTCGCCCGGGTAAGGGCAACTACTGGGCGCTCGATCCCAACGCGGAGGACATGTTCGAGAGCGGCAGCTTCCTGCGCCGCCGCAAGCGCTTCAAGCGTTCGGACCTCTCCACCTACCCGGCCTACATGCACGACGCGGCGGCCGCCGCagcagcagccgccgccgccgccgccgccgccatctTCCCGGGCGCGGTGCCCGCCGCGCGCCCGCCCTACCCGGGCGCCGTCTATGCAGGCTACGCGCCGCCGTCGCTGGCCGCGCCGCCTCCAGTCTACTACCCCGCGGCGTCGCCCGGCCCTTGCCGCGTCTTCGGCCTGGTTCCTGAGCGGCCGCTCAGTCCAGAGCTGGGGCCCGCACCGTCGGGGTCCGGCGGCTCTTGCGCCTTCGCCTCCGCCGGCGCCCCTGCTACCGCCACCGGCTACCAGCCCGCCGGCTGCACCGGAGCCCGGCCGGCCAACCCCTCGGCCTATGCGGCTGCCTACGCGGGCCCCGACGGCGCGTACCCGCAGGGCGCCGGCAGTACGATCTTTGCCGCTGCTGGCCGCCTGGCGGGACCCGCTTCGCCCCCCGCGGGCGGCAGCAGTGGCGGCGTGGAGACCGCGGTGGACTTCTACGGGCGCACGTCGCCCGGCCAGTTCGGAGCGCTGGCGCCGTGCTACAACCCTGGAGGGCAGCTCGGAGGGGCCAGTGCGGGTGCCTACCATGCTCGCCATGCTGCCGCCTATCCCGGTGGCATAGATCGGTTCGTGTCTGCCATGTGA